In one window of Cytophagaceae bacterium ABcell3 DNA:
- a CDS encoding PstS family phosphate ABC transporter substrate-binding protein, giving the protein MDGSSTVYPITEAVAEDFMWNNSGANVTIGVSGTGGGFKKFIRNEIDITNASRPIKAIEDEETKKAGIDYLELPIAFDGLAIVVHPQNTWVDYLTVEELKKIWQPEAQSKVKKWNQIRPEWPNKEIHLFGAGTQSGTFDYFTEAIVGTAKSSRGDYTASEDDNVLVQGISSDVLALGYFGLDYYEANQDKLKLVPIDNGHHKGPIIPTQESISSGIYQPLSRPLLLYVNQSSLERPEVLNFLIFYLKNAPKLVKESGYVPLTPETYELLIKRVEDRISGSVFLSSRSTVGVKIEELIQEE; this is encoded by the coding sequence GTGGACGGCTCTAGTACGGTATATCCCATTACAGAGGCAGTGGCAGAAGATTTTATGTGGAACAACAGTGGCGCCAACGTAACCATAGGAGTTTCTGGTACCGGAGGAGGATTCAAAAAATTTATTCGAAACGAAATCGATATTACCAATGCTTCTAGGCCTATTAAAGCTATAGAAGATGAAGAAACTAAAAAAGCAGGTATAGATTATTTGGAGCTTCCTATTGCGTTTGATGGACTGGCCATTGTGGTTCACCCTCAAAACACCTGGGTTGACTACCTTACTGTAGAAGAGCTAAAGAAAATATGGCAACCTGAAGCGCAGAGCAAAGTAAAGAAATGGAACCAAATTAGACCTGAGTGGCCTAATAAAGAAATTCACCTATTTGGGGCCGGAACCCAATCTGGCACGTTCGACTATTTTACAGAAGCCATTGTAGGTACGGCTAAATCATCACGTGGTGACTATACAGCGAGTGAAGATGACAATGTGCTTGTACAAGGAATATCTTCAGATGTATTAGCGTTAGGATATTTTGGCCTGGATTATTATGAAGCTAATCAAGACAAGCTTAAATTAGTGCCTATAGATAATGGCCACCATAAGGGGCCTATAATACCTACACAAGAGTCAATAAGTTCAGGTATTTACCAACCATTATCAAGACCGTTATTACTTTATGTTAATCAATCATCGCTCGAAAGGCCGGAAGTATTAAACTTTTTAATATTTTATCTAAAAAACGCTCCAAAACTAGTTAAAGAATCAGGATATGTACCGCTGACACCAGAAACCTATGAGCTGCTAATAAAAAGGGTAGAAGACCGGATTTCTGGTTCGGTATTTTTAAGCTCCCGTTCTACTGTTGGCGTTAAAATCGAAGAACTAATACAGGAAGAATAA
- the pstC gene encoding phosphate ABC transporter permease subunit PstC has protein sequence MNLKEKIIENLLFCCALLTILTTIGIVGVLVVETFKFFIEVSIIEFFTSTQWTPLFAEKHFGILPLLAGTFLTTTIAILVAVPMGLCIAVYLSEYAHPKTRGIVKPILEILAAIPTVVYGYFALVFLTPALQNLIPGLAGFNALSPGIVMGIMILPLVSSLSEDALYAVPKPLREGAFALGSTRFQTAWKVVVPSAFSGIAVSVILAVSRAIGETMIVAIAAGQQPRFTLNPFVPIETATTYIVQVSQGDIPHDSLEYRTIFAVGITLFILTFILNNVSFWLKRRFHQAYH, from the coding sequence ATGAATTTGAAAGAGAAGATTATAGAAAACCTCCTGTTCTGCTGTGCATTACTCACTATCCTTACCACTATAGGCATAGTAGGAGTGCTTGTTGTTGAAACTTTCAAATTCTTCATTGAAGTATCTATAATAGAGTTTTTCACCAGCACCCAGTGGACACCACTATTTGCGGAAAAACATTTTGGGATACTACCTCTTCTTGCAGGCACTTTTCTTACCACGACAATCGCCATACTGGTTGCAGTTCCAATGGGATTATGCATAGCTGTATACCTGAGCGAGTATGCCCACCCCAAAACACGTGGCATCGTCAAGCCCATATTGGAAATTCTTGCAGCCATCCCTACCGTAGTGTATGGTTATTTTGCTCTGGTTTTTCTTACCCCAGCACTTCAAAACCTCATACCCGGATTAGCTGGATTTAACGCCCTGTCTCCAGGAATTGTTATGGGAATAATGATTCTTCCGCTAGTGTCTTCCTTAAGTGAAGATGCTTTATATGCGGTACCAAAACCTTTAAGGGAGGGAGCTTTCGCCCTCGGTTCCACTAGATTTCAGACTGCATGGAAAGTAGTTGTTCCATCGGCATTTTCAGGCATTGCTGTTTCTGTCATACTCGCTGTTTCCAGGGCCATAGGCGAAACCATGATTGTGGCTATTGCAGCTGGGCAGCAACCTAGGTTTACACTAAACCCATTCGTTCCGATAGAAACAGCAACGACCTATATAGTACAAGTGAGTCAAGGCGATATCCCCCATGACTCACTTGAATATAGAACTATTTTTGCAGTGGGCATAACCTTGTTTATTCTTACATTTATTTTAAATAATGTTAGTTTCTGGCTCAAAAGAAGATTCCATCAAGCCTATCACTAA
- the pstA gene encoding phosphate ABC transporter permease PstA encodes MLVSGSKEDSIKPITNRPNKRNRKKLKKRLKQFKGSHYFEFQNIFFKNLAILCALVGVLFLGLLLYDVISRGIGRLDWDFFSNPPSRKAERAGIYTAWIGTVWIMLLTAAIAFPIGVGAGIYLEEYNKKNRLSNLLEVNIANLAGIPSIIYGLLGLEIFARTFMLGGSILTGALTLALLILPIIIVSTREAIKSVPQSLREGSYALGASKWQTIWHQVLPASMSGIITGVILAISRAIGETAPLLVIGALLYVPIAPEGVMDSFTVLPIQIYNWINRPQQEFTENAAAAIIVLLFITFVMNGLAVYLRYRWQKKSKWQ; translated from the coding sequence ATGTTAGTTTCTGGCTCAAAAGAAGATTCCATCAAGCCTATCACTAATAGGCCTAACAAGAGAAATAGAAAGAAACTTAAAAAGCGTTTAAAACAATTCAAAGGAAGCCATTACTTTGAGTTTCAAAACATTTTTTTTAAGAATCTGGCTATTCTATGTGCGTTAGTAGGTGTGTTGTTCTTGGGTCTACTGCTTTATGACGTAATTTCCAGAGGTATTGGAAGGTTAGATTGGGACTTTTTCTCCAACCCTCCGTCGAGAAAAGCTGAAAGAGCTGGAATTTATACTGCTTGGATCGGAACGGTTTGGATTATGCTACTTACGGCTGCTATTGCTTTCCCCATAGGTGTAGGAGCTGGAATTTACCTGGAAGAGTACAATAAGAAAAACAGGTTGTCAAACCTTCTTGAAGTAAATATTGCCAATTTGGCTGGTATTCCATCTATAATTTACGGCCTATTAGGGCTAGAAATTTTTGCAAGGACATTCATGTTAGGAGGCAGTATTTTAACAGGCGCATTGACACTAGCACTCCTTATTTTACCTATCATTATAGTATCGACTAGAGAGGCCATAAAGTCCGTTCCCCAGTCCCTTCGAGAAGGCTCCTATGCACTCGGTGCCTCAAAGTGGCAGACCATCTGGCACCAAGTACTACCTGCATCTATGTCGGGGATAATTACCGGTGTGATTCTTGCTATATCAAGGGCTATAGGAGAAACCGCACCACTGCTGGTTATAGGTGCACTCTTGTATGTGCCCATTGCCCCTGAAGGTGTCATGGACTCATTTACTGTGCTACCTATCCAAATCTATAACTGGATCAATAGGCCACAGCAGGAATTTACAGAAAATGCCGCAGCTGCCATTATCGTTCTACTGTTTATTACCTTTGTTATGAATGGGCTAGCAGTATATTTGAGGTATAGATGGCAGAAAAAGTCCAAGTGGCAGTAA
- the pstB gene encoding phosphate ABC transporter ATP-binding protein PstB, translated as MKIETKDVHVYYGSEHVLKGINMKIKKQTVTALIGPSGCGKSTFLRLFNRMNDLIDDVRITGEILIDGVNIYSEKINVSELRKSVGMVFQKPNPFPKSVFENVAYGLKVKGVSNKRHLEESVEKSLRQAALWDEVKDKLKKSAFTLSGGQQQRLCIARALAVEPSILLMDEPASSLDPISSTKIEELIYNLKRAYTIIIVTHNMQQASRTSDKTAFFHMGELVEYDDTRSIFTNPKKIKTQNYITGRFE; from the coding sequence ATGAAAATAGAGACAAAAGATGTACATGTTTATTACGGTTCGGAACACGTGCTGAAAGGAATAAACATGAAAATAAAAAAGCAAACCGTAACAGCTCTAATCGGTCCTTCAGGATGTGGCAAGTCTACTTTTTTGCGACTGTTCAACCGAATGAATGACCTGATCGACGATGTGCGCATAACAGGAGAAATACTTATAGATGGTGTAAATATATATTCTGAGAAAATCAATGTCAGTGAGTTAAGAAAATCAGTTGGAATGGTTTTTCAAAAACCAAACCCTTTTCCAAAGTCCGTTTTTGAAAATGTAGCTTATGGTCTCAAGGTCAAAGGAGTATCAAACAAGAGACATTTAGAAGAAAGCGTGGAGAAAAGCCTCCGTCAAGCGGCATTGTGGGATGAGGTAAAAGACAAGTTAAAAAAATCAGCATTTACTCTATCTGGCGGGCAACAACAACGCTTATGCATAGCACGTGCTTTGGCGGTTGAGCCTTCCATTTTATTAATGGACGAGCCCGCTTCCTCGCTTGACCCTATCTCTTCTACAAAAATAGAAGAGCTTATTTATAATTTAAAAAGAGCCTATACTATTATTATTGTAACCCATAACATGCAGCAAGCCTCTCGAACTAGTGACAAAACGGCATTCTTTCATATGGGAGAGCTGGTCGAGTATGACGACACAAGAAGTATATTTACAAATCCTAAAAAGATAAAAACACAAAACTATATTACGGGCAGGTTTGAGTAA
- the phoU gene encoding phosphate signaling complex protein PhoU, which translates to MNLLETEIGELKTELLDMIALVKGQFEKAIVALSTFDKDLAKEVLVSEKKVNESELKIDSKGEHILALFSPVAIDLRFVMASLKMVSDIERIGDNAKAIAHYVLLSENPFDKQLQNHLQLEKISKTGLEMLSILHESFETDNTRLAKSIFVKDETIDKVNMAANGSIAEYLQHEKDKSKILEALYLLSIVRKIERVGDCAANISEEIIFYVKAKVLKHQRKNL; encoded by the coding sequence ATGAACCTACTAGAAACAGAAATAGGAGAGCTTAAAACAGAGCTTTTAGATATGATTGCCCTGGTAAAAGGGCAATTTGAAAAAGCTATTGTCGCTCTTAGCACATTTGATAAAGATTTGGCTAAAGAGGTCCTCGTCAGTGAAAAAAAAGTTAACGAGAGCGAGCTAAAGATAGACAGCAAAGGAGAACACATCCTTGCCCTTTTTAGTCCTGTAGCCATAGACCTCCGTTTTGTCATGGCATCTCTTAAAATGGTTTCTGACATTGAACGCATAGGAGATAATGCCAAAGCCATTGCCCATTACGTACTTTTATCTGAAAATCCTTTTGACAAACAACTTCAAAACCACCTTCAGCTTGAGAAAATAAGCAAAACGGGTTTAGAAATGCTCAGTATTTTGCATGAATCTTTCGAAACCGACAACACCAGGCTTGCCAAGAGCATTTTTGTTAAAGACGAGACAATTGACAAAGTCAATATGGCAGCCAATGGTTCCATAGCAGAATATTTGCAACATGAAAAAGATAAGAGTAAGATTTTAGAAGCGCTATACCTACTGTCGATAGTAAGAAAAATAGAAAGAGTAGGCGACTGTGCCGCCAATATAAGTGAAGAAATAATTTTTTATGTAAAAGCAAAAGTGCTAAAACACCAAAGAAAAAACCTTTAG
- a CDS encoding phage holin family protein codes for MENRFFKMFGVESLFENLKGYIDARIQLIKLEIQEKTAHIITIIAIAALLFFAFFMTIIFLSIALGGFLNEVLNSMFLGHLIVGAIYLVASIALAINIKSGFLNKKIHQAVAAIFNPKK; via the coding sequence ATGGAGAACCGCTTTTTTAAAATGTTTGGAGTAGAAAGCCTATTTGAAAACCTAAAAGGGTATATAGATGCAAGAATCCAGTTAATAAAGCTTGAGATACAGGAAAAAACGGCGCACATAATTACCATTATTGCCATTGCCGCCTTGCTGTTTTTTGCATTTTTCATGACTATTATTTTTCTTAGTATAGCACTAGGAGGGTTTTTAAATGAGGTTTTAAACAGCATGTTCTTGGGACACCTCATTGTAGGAGCTATCTATCTAGTAGCATCTATTGCACTGGCCATCAATATAAAAAGCGGATTTCTTAACAAAAAAATTCACCAAGCTGTAGCAGCAATTTTTAATCCCAAAAAATAA
- a CDS encoding geranylgeranylglyceryl/heptaprenylglyceryl phosphate synthase encodes MKIYNKIVNSKVLNKKSFAVLLDPDKLTTSECIKLVNKSQEAVIDYFFIGGSLITRKNFNDIIKVVKDHSDIPVVIFPGSNLQIDENADAILLLSLISGRNPEFLIGQHVIAAPLLKESGIEVVPTGYMLVDCGKPTTVSYISNTTPIPHDKPSVASCTALAGEMLGMRLTYLDGGSGAKEPISPEMIAMTRKTVNTPIIVGGGIDTKEKAAAALKAGADIIVVGNAIESNPDFLNEVSETVKFQNLPSDIHQ; translated from the coding sequence ATGAAAATCTACAATAAGATTGTTAACAGTAAAGTACTTAACAAAAAATCATTTGCTGTACTTTTAGACCCTGACAAGTTGACAACTTCTGAATGCATTAAATTGGTCAACAAAAGTCAAGAAGCTGTTATCGATTACTTTTTCATTGGCGGGAGCCTTATCACCCGAAAGAACTTTAATGACATTATCAAAGTAGTAAAAGACCACTCTGACATACCAGTGGTTATCTTTCCTGGCAGTAATTTACAAATAGACGAAAATGCCGACGCCATACTTCTATTATCGCTCATATCAGGACGAAACCCCGAATTCCTTATCGGCCAACATGTGATAGCCGCCCCACTTCTTAAAGAAAGTGGCATAGAAGTAGTGCCGACCGGCTATATGCTTGTTGACTGCGGAAAACCTACTACCGTAAGCTACATAAGCAATACCACCCCTATTCCTCATGACAAGCCCTCTGTAGCATCATGTACCGCATTAGCAGGAGAAATGCTTGGGATGAGACTCACGTATCTGGATGGAGGAAGTGGGGCAAAGGAGCCTATATCTCCAGAAATGATTGCGATGACACGAAAAACAGTCAATACACCGATCATTGTGGGGGGCGGCATCGATACAAAAGAAAAAGCCGCAGCTGCATTAAAAGCAGGTGCGGACATAATAGTTGTTGGAAATGCAATTGAAAGTAATCCTGATTTTCTAAACGAGGTGTCTGAAACTGTAAAGTTCCAGAACTTACCATCAGATATTCATCAATGA
- a CDS encoding AraC family transcriptional regulator: MEEYNKIIESLGVRFIKAKNINILQPVTVENFYDVGNTIMLLHKGDLAHGEDKQRVAEGDILFIPGGKMTAVTYGKINPARLTNEEMLNHRDKYFVSNNEPECIGVGENAFSYITFEAKVFDSVNFFASLDIPPFVIPGRSVLSEAIIDIVKEDLCDMPGKERLIKLYTEQIVIEVIRYILENRLFVEQLATNSTYFKDPRLIDIFAFIKENLGGDLSNKVLAGVANVSEDYVGQYFKMLTGINPQDYIEYQRMEMAVNLLRTSKKSIREIGRDVGYKDTAYFCRRFKMMFGIPAGKMRRRESLMNI, translated from the coding sequence ATGGAAGAGTACAACAAAATTATCGAATCACTAGGAGTAAGGTTTATTAAGGCCAAGAATATAAATATTCTTCAGCCGGTAACAGTAGAAAATTTCTACGATGTAGGTAACACCATTATGTTGCTCCATAAAGGTGATTTAGCTCATGGGGAAGATAAGCAAAGAGTAGCAGAAGGGGATATATTATTTATTCCTGGTGGAAAAATGACTGCTGTTACTTATGGTAAAATCAATCCTGCCAGATTGACAAATGAGGAGATGCTTAATCATAGAGACAAATATTTTGTTTCTAACAATGAACCCGAATGTATAGGTGTAGGAGAAAATGCTTTTTCCTATATTACATTTGAAGCGAAAGTTTTTGACTCTGTAAACTTCTTTGCTTCTCTTGACATTCCTCCATTTGTGATTCCTGGTCGCAGCGTACTCTCCGAGGCCATTATTGATATTGTAAAAGAAGACCTTTGCGACATGCCTGGAAAAGAGCGTTTGATCAAGCTTTATACGGAGCAAATTGTTATAGAGGTCATTCGTTATATTCTGGAAAATCGTCTTTTTGTTGAGCAATTAGCCACGAATAGTACTTATTTTAAAGACCCTCGTCTGATTGATATATTTGCCTTTATTAAAGAAAATTTGGGTGGCGACCTCTCAAACAAAGTGTTAGCAGGCGTAGCTAATGTTTCAGAAGATTATGTAGGGCAGTACTTTAAAATGCTTACCGGCATTAACCCGCAAGACTATATCGAGTATCAGCGAATGGAAATGGCCGTTAACTTGTTGAGAACTTCTAAGAAAAGCATTAGGGAGATAGGTCGTGATGTCGGCTATAAAGATACAGCTTACTTTTGCCGTAGGTTTAAAATGATGTTTGGAATACCTGCTGGTAAAATGAGAAGAAGAGAATCATTGATGAATATCTGA
- a CDS encoding acyl-CoA dehydrogenase translates to MDFQFTEEQLAVQAAARDFARTELLPGVIERDELQQFPTEQIKKLGQLGFLGMMVSPEYGGGGMDTVSYVLAMEEISKIDASVSVCMSVNNSLVCWGIEKYGTEEQKKKYLPRLASGEILGAFCLSEPEAGSDATSQKTTAEDKGDHYLLNGTKNWITNGNSASVYLVVAQTYPEKKHKGINVLIVEKGMEGFEVGKKESKLGIRASDTHSLMFNNVKVPKENRIGEDGSGFYFAMSTLNGGRIGIASQALGIASGAYELSLEYAKERKAFGQEIINHQAIQFKLADMATNIDAARLLCLKSAVLKDNNEDYSKASAMAKVFASKVAMDVTVEAVQIHGGYGYVKEYHVERLMRDAKITQIYEGTSEIQKIVISRELFKN, encoded by the coding sequence ATGGATTTTCAATTTACAGAAGAACAATTAGCTGTACAAGCTGCAGCCCGGGACTTTGCTCGTACAGAGCTTTTGCCTGGTGTAATAGAGCGGGATGAACTACAGCAGTTTCCTACAGAGCAAATTAAAAAGCTTGGGCAGTTAGGTTTTTTAGGAATGATGGTGAGCCCGGAGTACGGGGGCGGTGGAATGGACACGGTGTCCTATGTGTTGGCCATGGAAGAAATTTCTAAAATCGATGCTTCTGTTTCTGTGTGCATGTCCGTAAATAATTCTTTAGTATGTTGGGGTATCGAAAAATATGGTACCGAAGAGCAAAAGAAAAAGTATCTTCCCCGTTTAGCCAGTGGAGAAATTTTGGGCGCTTTTTGTTTATCCGAACCCGAAGCTGGATCTGATGCTACATCGCAAAAAACTACTGCTGAAGATAAAGGTGACCACTACTTGTTGAATGGCACCAAAAATTGGATTACCAATGGCAACTCTGCTTCTGTGTATTTGGTAGTGGCACAAACATATCCTGAAAAGAAGCATAAAGGTATTAATGTATTAATAGTTGAAAAAGGGATGGAGGGGTTTGAAGTTGGCAAAAAGGAGAGTAAGCTTGGGATAAGGGCTTCTGACACACATTCACTTATGTTTAACAATGTGAAAGTGCCAAAAGAGAATAGAATAGGAGAAGATGGGTCGGGTTTTTATTTTGCCATGTCTACCCTTAATGGAGGCCGTATCGGGATTGCCTCGCAAGCGCTAGGTATTGCTTCGGGCGCTTATGAGCTTTCTTTGGAGTACGCAAAAGAGCGGAAGGCCTTTGGCCAAGAGATTATTAATCACCAAGCCATACAATTTAAATTGGCAGATATGGCTACAAATATAGACGCAGCCAGACTTCTTTGTCTGAAATCTGCTGTGTTAAAGGACAACAATGAGGATTACTCAAAAGCATCGGCCATGGCCAAAGTATTTGCTTCTAAAGTAGCGATGGATGTAACGGTAGAAGCAGTACAAATTCATGGTGGATATGGTTATGTAAAGGAATATCATGTCGAAAGACTGATGCGTGACGCTAAGATTACGCAGATATATGAAGGGACATCTGAGATACAAAAAATTGTAATTTCCCGGGAATTATTTAAAAATTAA